A stretch of the Nissabacter sp. SGAir0207 genome encodes the following:
- the msrA gene encoding peptide-methionine (S)-S-oxide reductase MsrA, which produces MAIEYATLGGGCFWCTEAVFKDVIGVVSVESGYTGGQVENPTYRQVCSGETGHAEAIRIGFDPEQVSYGDILDISFATHDPTQLNRQGNDIGTQYRSVIFPATPEQEQEARAAIQRAQANHEQPVVTTIEPPATWYPAEAYHQDYWDGEGRQNLYCMAVIPPKLQKLRKSFANRTKSLQQ; this is translated from the coding sequence ATGGCAATTGAATACGCAACACTGGGTGGTGGCTGCTTCTGGTGTACTGAGGCAGTCTTCAAAGATGTGATTGGCGTGGTGTCCGTGGAGAGTGGGTATACCGGCGGGCAGGTGGAGAATCCAACCTATCGCCAGGTCTGCTCCGGTGAGACCGGCCATGCAGAAGCGATTCGCATCGGTTTCGACCCAGAGCAGGTCAGCTATGGCGATATCCTCGACATCAGCTTTGCCACCCATGATCCTACCCAGCTCAACCGGCAGGGCAATGATATCGGTACCCAGTACCGCTCCGTGATCTTCCCGGCGACGCCAGAGCAGGAGCAGGAGGCACGCGCCGCCATCCAGCGCGCGCAGGCCAACCATGAGCAACCGGTGGTGACCACCATCGAGCCGCCTGCCACCTGGTATCCGGCAGAGGCGTACCATCAGGATTACTGGGACGGCGAGGGCCGCCAGAACCTCTACTGCATGGCAGTGATCCCGCCGAAGCTGCAAAAGCTGCGCAAAAGCTTCGCCAACCGCACCAAGTCGCTCCAGCAGTAA
- a CDS encoding TonB-dependent siderophore receptor: protein MQTISRHSLAMLIKLGIGSMVLAGNTQAAETPTPDTQNSTQQAAKAEATAEASASGEQTDSGDTLLVTAAVQTLQAPGVSSITAEEIRKHPPARDVSELIRTMPGVNLTGNSTSGQRGNGRQIDIRGMGPENTLILIDDLPVTSRNSVRLGWRGERDTRGDSNWVPPEIIDHIEVIRGPAAARYGNGAAGGVVNIITKKDTPEWHGSWNTYYNVPQHKQEGSTKRTNFSLSGPLADNLTFRLYGGLNKTDADDQYINAGHEAARTGTYAGSVPAGREGVENKDVNALLRWAFAPMQSLEFRAGYSRQGNLYAGDTQNTNSNALVKAYYGKETNRLYRQNFAVKWDGAWENGISTKTYAQYENTRNTRLNEGLAGGTEGIFSDDGFSSIQLDDILLHSEVSLPLDLGVNQVLTLGTEWDQQRMKDGISNSQALSGGAIPGISSSGRSPYSSAEIFSLFAEDNIELTDSTMLTPGLRFDHHTIVGNNWSPSLNLSQELGNEVTLKLGIARAYKAPSLYQTNPNYILYSRGQGCAASTGACYLLGNEDLKAETSINKEIGLEWKRDGYQAGITWFRNDYRNKIEAGYQPVGTTTNGTTDIYKWQNVPKAVVEGLEGTVNIPFTDTLQWNNNLTYMLQSKNKETGDRLSIIPEYTLNSTLSWQATPQLSLQTTLTWYGTQTPKKYNYKGEAVTGSETWKVSPYSLLGMSGTYDVNKYVSVTLGIDNLFDKRHFREGNAQTTGNDNTQSYLYGAGAYTYNESGRTYYMSLNTHF from the coding sequence ATGCAAACGATATCGCGTCACTCATTAGCCATGCTCATCAAACTGGGCATTGGCTCGATGGTATTGGCAGGGAACACACAGGCGGCGGAAACTCCCACGCCTGATACGCAAAACAGCACCCAACAGGCCGCCAAGGCAGAGGCCACTGCCGAGGCGAGCGCCTCCGGCGAGCAGACCGACAGCGGCGACACCCTGCTGGTCACCGCCGCCGTCCAGACGCTTCAGGCGCCGGGCGTCTCCTCCATCACCGCTGAAGAGATCCGCAAGCACCCACCCGCGCGTGATGTCTCAGAGCTGATCCGCACCATGCCGGGCGTCAACCTGACCGGCAACTCCACCAGCGGCCAGCGTGGCAATGGCCGCCAGATTGACATCCGTGGCATGGGGCCAGAGAACACCCTGATCCTGATTGATGACCTGCCGGTTACCAGCCGTAACTCAGTGCGCCTTGGCTGGCGTGGCGAGCGCGACACCCGCGGCGACAGCAACTGGGTGCCGCCAGAGATCATCGACCACATCGAAGTGATTCGTGGCCCGGCGGCGGCGCGATACGGCAACGGCGCGGCCGGCGGCGTGGTGAACATCATCACCAAAAAAGACACGCCAGAGTGGCATGGCTCCTGGAACACCTACTACAACGTGCCGCAGCACAAGCAGGAGGGATCCACCAAGCGCACCAACTTCAGCCTCTCCGGCCCGCTGGCCGACAATCTCACCTTCCGCCTCTATGGCGGCCTGAACAAAACCGATGCCGATGATCAGTACATCAATGCTGGCCATGAGGCCGCGCGTACCGGCACTTATGCGGGATCGGTGCCTGCCGGGCGTGAGGGGGTGGAGAACAAGGACGTCAACGCCCTGCTGCGCTGGGCCTTCGCGCCGATGCAGTCACTGGAGTTTCGCGCTGGCTACAGCCGTCAGGGCAACCTCTACGCGGGCGATACCCAGAACACCAACTCCAACGCGCTGGTGAAGGCGTACTATGGCAAGGAGACCAACCGCCTCTACCGCCAGAACTTTGCGGTGAAGTGGGACGGCGCTTGGGAGAACGGCATCAGCACCAAGACCTACGCGCAGTATGAGAACACCCGCAACACCCGCCTGAACGAAGGGCTGGCTGGCGGCACCGAGGGGATCTTCTCCGACGACGGCTTCTCCAGCATCCAGCTGGATGACATCTTGCTGCACAGTGAAGTGAGCCTGCCGCTGGATCTTGGCGTCAACCAAGTGCTCACCCTCGGCACTGAGTGGGATCAGCAGCGCATGAAAGATGGCATATCCAACAGCCAGGCGCTCTCGGGCGGCGCGATCCCCGGCATCTCCAGCAGTGGCCGCAGCCCCTACTCCTCAGCAGAGATCTTCTCCCTGTTCGCCGAGGACAATATTGAGCTGACCGACAGCACCATGCTGACGCCGGGCCTGCGTTTTGACCACCACACCATCGTCGGCAACAACTGGAGCCCGTCGCTGAACCTGTCGCAGGAGCTGGGCAATGAGGTGACGCTCAAGCTGGGGATCGCCCGCGCCTACAAAGCGCCGAGCCTCTACCAAACCAACCCGAATTACATCCTCTACAGCCGTGGGCAGGGCTGCGCGGCCAGTACCGGTGCCTGCTATCTGTTGGGCAATGAGGACTTGAAAGCTGAAACCAGCATCAACAAAGAGATTGGGCTGGAGTGGAAGCGTGACGGCTATCAGGCGGGCATCACCTGGTTCCGCAATGACTACCGCAACAAGATTGAGGCGGGCTATCAGCCAGTGGGCACCACGACCAACGGCACAACGGACATCTACAAGTGGCAGAACGTACCAAAAGCAGTGGTAGAGGGGCTGGAGGGCACGGTCAATATCCCCTTCACTGACACCTTGCAGTGGAACAACAACCTGACCTACATGCTGCAAAGCAAAAACAAGGAGACCGGCGATCGCCTGTCGATCATCCCGGAGTACACCCTTAACTCTACGCTGAGTTGGCAGGCCACGCCGCAACTCTCCTTGCAGACCACCCTGACTTGGTACGGCACACAGACGCCGAAGAAGTACAACTACAAGGGTGAGGCGGTGACGGGCAGCGAGACGTGGAAGGTCAGCCCCTACTCCCTGTTGGGGATGAGCGGTACCTATGACGTGAACAAATACGTCAGCGTAACGCTGGGTATCGACAACCTGTTCGACAAGCGCCATTTCCGCGAGGGCAATGCGCAGACCACCGGTAACGACAATACCCAGTCCTACCTCTATGGGGCGGGCGCGTACACCTACAACGAGTCGGGGCGCACCTACTACATGAGCCTGAACACCCACTTCTGA
- a CDS encoding GGDEF domain-containing protein, which produces MSSINDAPPSVFRSSLGRSIIVFLAIMSVAVIAINGWTLCDSYNRTLRATHDQAKNLSLSLARQAEDTFLQVEITLSDIAREISDHGVDGQNMESLSSLLRGRRAVLPQLQGLFVYDAEGNWLATSNTYTPALANNADREYFIWHRTHSDNEIHLGKVIRSRSSGNLVIPVSMRLTNPDGRFSGVVLATVSVDYFRQHYSYYVMSERSLLGLFLADGTILYVRPFPDSVINTSLSNSPLFTRILRTSDSGSETWRSAMDNEVRIFGYARLKRYPLIVAAGYDKSDIQAQWRSDNLLDVILSTLLLLALFVLGFFVMRQVRVSMRNHLEMTQLRDNLTTINHTLQALALVDGLTGLANRRQFDIFLEQSLQRSARTREPVSLIMMDIDFFKRYNDAYGHVAGDECLKKVGEALLSLSHRQSDLVARYGGEEFAMVLPYTSKADAARLAQRAVDTVRAMGLRHQDTEIAEQVVTISAGSYTCIASASSPDARAFKESADQALYQAKRDGRNRVICREGGYGGRG; this is translated from the coding sequence ATGAGCTCAATCAACGACGCCCCACCCTCTGTTTTTCGCTCATCCTTGGGACGCTCCATCATTGTGTTTTTGGCGATCATGAGCGTCGCGGTGATCGCGATTAATGGCTGGACGCTCTGTGACTCCTACAATCGCACCCTGCGCGCTACCCACGATCAGGCCAAAAATCTCTCCCTCTCGCTGGCACGTCAGGCAGAGGATACCTTTTTGCAGGTGGAGATTACGCTGAGTGACATTGCCCGCGAGATCAGCGATCACGGCGTTGACGGGCAGAACATGGAGAGCCTGAGCAGCCTGCTGCGTGGCCGGCGGGCCGTGCTGCCGCAGTTGCAGGGGCTGTTCGTTTATGACGCCGAGGGCAACTGGTTGGCCACCTCCAACACCTACACCCCAGCACTGGCGAACAATGCCGATCGCGAGTACTTCATCTGGCACCGCACCCACAGTGACAATGAGATCCACCTCGGCAAGGTGATTCGCAGCCGCTCCAGCGGCAATCTGGTCATCCCGGTCTCCATGCGGCTCACCAATCCTGATGGGCGTTTTAGCGGCGTGGTGCTGGCGACCGTCAGCGTGGACTACTTCCGCCAGCACTACAGCTACTATGTGATGAGCGAACGCAGCCTGCTGGGGCTATTTCTGGCGGATGGCACCATCCTTTACGTGCGTCCTTTCCCTGATTCGGTGATCAACACCAGTCTGTCCAACAGCCCGCTCTTCACCCGCATCTTAAGAACCTCTGACAGCGGCAGTGAGACCTGGCGCTCAGCGATGGACAATGAGGTGCGCATCTTTGGCTATGCACGGCTGAAACGCTACCCGCTGATTGTCGCGGCCGGTTACGACAAGTCTGACATTCAGGCCCAGTGGCGCAGCGATAACCTGCTGGACGTGATCCTGAGCACCCTGTTGCTGCTGGCGCTGTTTGTGCTCGGGTTCTTTGTGATGCGGCAGGTGCGGGTCAGTATGCGCAACCATCTGGAGATGACCCAACTGCGGGACAACCTGACCACCATCAACCACACCTTGCAGGCATTGGCGCTGGTGGATGGGCTGACCGGGCTGGCAAACCGTCGCCAGTTCGACATTTTCTTGGAGCAGAGTCTGCAACGTTCGGCCCGCACGCGGGAGCCGGTTTCACTGATCATGATGGATATTGATTTCTTCAAGCGCTACAACGACGCCTACGGCCACGTTGCCGGGGATGAGTGCCTGAAGAAGGTGGGTGAGGCGCTGCTGTCACTCTCCCATCGCCAATCCGATCTGGTGGCGCGCTACGGCGGTGAGGAATTCGCGATGGTGCTGCCCTACACCAGCAAGGCCGACGCCGCCCGGCTGGCGCAGCGGGCGGTAGACACCGTTCGGGCAATGGGCCTGCGCCATCAGGATACCGAGATCGCAGAGCAGGTCGTGACGATCAGCGCTGGCAGCTACACCTGCATCGCCAGCGCCTCCAGCCCCGACGCCCGCGCGTTCAAGGAGTCCGCCGATCAAGCGCTCTATCAAGCCAAACGCGACGGCCGCAACCGCGTCATCTGCCGCGAGGGGGGATATGGCGGGCGAGGGTGA
- a CDS encoding phosphoketolase: MEHPSPVLDEQTLSLIDRYWRAANYLSVGQIYLMDNPLLRQPLAAEHIKSRLLGHWGTTPGLNFLYAHLNRIIREQDVNMLYICGPGHGGPGMVANTYLEGTYSEIYPEITEDADGMRKLFKQFSFPGGIPSHAAPETPGSIHEGGELGYSLVHAYGAVFDNPDLIAACVIGDGEAETGPLAASWHSNKFINPARDGAVLPILHLNGYKIANPTLLARCTDEDLAQLFKGYGYHPLFIEGHEPADMHQQTAAVLEQAMARIRDIQQQARNGTSEQGVPHWPLVIFRSPKGWTGPKEVDGKKTEGFWRAHQVPVANCRDDEGHLRILEQWLRSYRPEELFDEQGRLKEELRQLAPQGEKRMGATPFANGGLLRKALKTPDIRDYAVEIGERGATAAQSTAIYGDYLRDVFRLNEEEKHFRLFGPDETASNRLGSVFEATNRVWMEEIKSYDEQLANDGRVMEVLSEHLCQGWLEGYLLTGRHGLFSCYEAFIHIVDSMFNQHAKWLKVARTLPWRQPVSSLNYLLSSHVWRQDHNGYSHQDPGFVDVVANKKADVVRVYLPPDANTLLWVGDHCLKTYDRINVIIAGKQPEPQWLSMEEAIAHCEAGMGIWEWAGSEQGDEPDVVMACAGDVPTMETLAAVDLLRTHLPELRIRVVNVVDLLALQSEDQHPHGHSDAFFADLFTRDKPVIFAYHGYPYMIHRLIYKHANHDQFHVHGFMEEGTTTTPFDMTVLNQMDRYHLAIAAIERVPGLEAQAGEALKLFNDKLEEHYHYVREHGVDLPDVQAWKWRKVT, translated from the coding sequence ATGGAACACCCTTCGCCCGTTCTGGACGAGCAAACCCTGTCGCTGATCGATCGCTACTGGCGCGCCGCCAACTACCTCTCCGTTGGCCAGATCTATCTGATGGATAACCCGTTGCTGCGCCAGCCGCTTGCGGCCGAACACATCAAGTCACGCCTGCTGGGCCACTGGGGCACCACGCCCGGCCTGAACTTCCTCTATGCCCACCTGAACCGCATCATCCGCGAGCAGGATGTGAATATGCTCTACATCTGCGGGCCGGGCCACGGCGGGCCGGGGATGGTGGCGAACACCTATCTTGAGGGCACCTACAGCGAGATCTACCCGGAGATCACCGAGGATGCAGACGGGATGCGCAAACTGTTCAAGCAGTTTTCGTTTCCCGGCGGCATTCCCAGCCACGCTGCGCCGGAAACGCCCGGCTCAATCCATGAGGGCGGCGAACTGGGCTACTCGCTGGTACACGCCTATGGCGCGGTGTTCGATAACCCGGATCTGATCGCTGCCTGCGTAATTGGTGATGGCGAGGCGGAGACTGGCCCGCTGGCGGCCAGCTGGCACTCCAATAAGTTCATCAACCCGGCCCGTGATGGCGCGGTGCTGCCGATTTTGCACCTCAACGGCTACAAGATTGCCAACCCGACCCTGCTGGCGCGCTGCACCGATGAAGATTTGGCGCAGCTGTTCAAGGGCTACGGCTACCATCCGCTGTTTATTGAGGGACATGAGCCAGCCGACATGCACCAGCAAACCGCCGCCGTGCTGGAACAGGCGATGGCGCGCATCCGTGACATTCAACAGCAGGCGCGCAATGGCACCTCGGAACAGGGCGTGCCGCACTGGCCGCTGGTGATCTTCCGCAGCCCTAAGGGCTGGACAGGGCCGAAAGAGGTGGATGGCAAAAAGACCGAGGGGTTCTGGCGTGCCCACCAGGTGCCAGTAGCGAACTGCCGTGATGATGAGGGCCACCTCCGCATTTTGGAGCAGTGGCTGCGCAGTTACCGCCCGGAGGAGCTGTTTGATGAGCAGGGGCGGCTGAAGGAGGAGCTACGCCAGTTGGCGCCGCAAGGCGAAAAACGGATGGGCGCGACGCCATTCGCCAATGGTGGCCTGTTGCGCAAGGCGCTGAAGACGCCAGACATCCGCGACTATGCGGTGGAGATTGGCGAGCGCGGCGCGACGGCAGCGCAATCCACCGCCATCTACGGCGACTACCTGCGCGATGTTTTCCGGCTGAATGAAGAGGAGAAACATTTTCGCCTCTTCGGCCCGGATGAGACCGCCTCCAACCGGTTGGGCAGCGTATTCGAGGCGACCAATCGGGTGTGGATGGAGGAGATCAAATCCTACGACGAGCAGCTCGCCAATGATGGCCGGGTGATGGAGGTGCTGAGCGAGCATCTCTGTCAGGGTTGGCTGGAGGGCTACCTGCTGACCGGCCGCCACGGGCTGTTCTCCTGCTATGAGGCCTTTATCCACATCGTTGACTCCATGTTCAACCAGCACGCCAAGTGGCTGAAGGTGGCGCGCACCCTGCCGTGGCGTCAGCCGGTCTCCTCGCTGAACTATCTGCTCTCCTCCCACGTCTGGCGGCAGGATCACAATGGCTACAGCCATCAGGATCCCGGCTTTGTCGATGTGGTAGCGAACAAAAAGGCAGACGTGGTGCGCGTCTACCTGCCGCCTGATGCCAATACCCTGCTGTGGGTCGGTGACCACTGCCTGAAGACCTACGACCGCATCAATGTGATCATCGCTGGCAAACAGCCAGAGCCGCAGTGGCTGAGCATGGAGGAGGCGATTGCCCACTGTGAGGCTGGCATGGGCATTTGGGAGTGGGCTGGCTCGGAACAGGGGGATGAACCCGATGTGGTGATGGCCTGCGCCGGCGACGTACCAACCATGGAGACGCTGGCAGCGGTGGATCTGCTGCGCACCCACCTGCCCGAACTGCGCATCCGGGTGGTAAACGTGGTGGATCTGCTAGCGCTGCAATCGGAGGATCAGCACCCTCATGGCCACAGCGACGCCTTCTTCGCGGATCTCTTTACCCGCGATAAGCCGGTGATTTTCGCCTACCACGGCTATCCCTATATGATTCACCGTCTGATCTATAAACACGCCAACCATGACCAGTTCCACGTCCACGGCTTTATGGAGGAGGGCACCACCACCACGCCCTTTGATATGACGGTGCTGAACCAGATGGATCGCTACCACCTGGCGATTGCCGCCATTGAGCGGGTGCCGGGGCTGGAGGCACAGGCTGGCGAGGCGCTGAAACTGTTCAATGACAAGCTGGAGGAGCACTACCACTATGTGCGCGAGCATGGCGTTGACCTGCCGGACGTGCAGGCGTGGAAGTGGCGCAAGGTGACCTGA
- a CDS encoding helix-turn-helix domain-containing protein has protein sequence MLDFVNLIAGKWAIPILYRLIVTNAPVRFKTLQRAVAPITQKELTRQLRQFEQRGLVTRTIYAEVPPRVEYQITPLGQSLQPALDSLAEWICAHRDQLAYSPPTAEND, from the coding sequence ATGCTGGATTTCGTCAACCTGATCGCTGGCAAATGGGCCATCCCCATCCTCTACCGGCTGATAGTGACTAATGCCCCGGTGCGCTTCAAAACGCTGCAACGTGCCGTCGCGCCCATTACCCAGAAAGAGCTGACGCGCCAGTTGCGCCAGTTTGAGCAGCGTGGGCTAGTGACCCGCACTATCTATGCCGAGGTGCCGCCGCGCGTGGAGTACCAGATCACGCCGCTGGGGCAGAGTTTGCAGCCTGCGCTCGATTCGCTGGCGGAGTGGATATGCGCGCACCGCGACCAGCTGGCCTACTCGCCGCCCACCGCAGAAAATGATTAG
- a CDS encoding general stress protein: MAEHRGGSGNFAENREKASEAGRKGGQRSGGNFKNDPARASEAGRKGGLHRNQAD, translated from the coding sequence ATGGCCGAGCATCGTGGAGGTTCGGGAAACTTTGCGGAAAACAGAGAGAAAGCATCAGAAGCAGGTAGAAAGGGTGGACAGCGCAGCGGCGGGAATTTTAAAAATGACCCGGCCCGTGCGTCCGAAGCTGGACGAAAAGGTGGCCTGCACCGCAATCAGGCTGACTAG
- a CDS encoding OBAP family protein, with translation MTPSVHTPRFSPLRCLALLCAVLAGSAPAYAEESGPTQIQAPGAEKTTKDKVLETGANVLQDRAPIDAISAYLDGFHFYNGDKNGQMEAHHYVTILNDDVMQAVIYDGNGKDAKLMGVEYIISARLYEKLPPEEKVLWHSHRYEVKSGSLIAPGLPEVAEKALMSKIVTTYGKTWHTWHTDRDKELPYGIPALMMGFTGEGQLDQKLLKDRDQRFGIDSKERQQDRASLEAPEPDKLADAWQHGKVIQLQRVEGGGEHQHGATGFTGHAETQVPPQATENSGKP, from the coding sequence ATGACACCCTCTGTCCACACCCCCCGTTTTTCTCCTCTCCGTTGTCTGGCACTGCTCTGCGCCGTGCTGGCCGGTAGTGCACCAGCCTATGCCGAAGAGAGTGGCCCCACCCAGATCCAGGCCCCCGGTGCCGAAAAGACCACCAAAGACAAGGTGCTGGAGACCGGTGCCAATGTGTTGCAGGATCGCGCGCCGATTGACGCCATTAGCGCCTATCTGGATGGCTTCCACTTCTATAACGGCGATAAAAATGGCCAGATGGAGGCGCACCACTACGTCACCATTCTCAATGATGATGTGATGCAGGCAGTGATTTATGACGGCAACGGCAAAGACGCCAAGCTGATGGGGGTGGAGTACATCATCAGCGCCCGCCTCTATGAGAAGCTGCCGCCGGAGGAGAAAGTGCTGTGGCACAGCCATCGCTATGAGGTGAAGTCTGGCAGCCTGATTGCGCCCGGCCTGCCAGAGGTGGCGGAGAAAGCGTTGATGTCCAAGATTGTCACCACTTACGGCAAGACCTGGCACACCTGGCACACTGACCGCGACAAAGAACTGCCCTATGGCATTCCGGCGCTGATGATGGGCTTTACCGGCGAGGGGCAACTTGACCAGAAATTGTTGAAGGATCGTGACCAGCGCTTTGGCATTGACTCCAAGGAGCGCCAGCAGGATCGCGCTTCGCTGGAGGCACCTGAGCCGGATAAACTGGCCGATGCCTGGCAGCATGGCAAGGTGATCCAGCTCCAGCGGGTCGAAGGTGGCGGCGAGCACCAGCATGGCGCCACCGGTTTCACCGGCCATGCCGAAACACAGGTGCCGCCACAGGCCACGGAGAACAGCGGGAAGCCCTGA
- a CDS encoding SDR family oxidoreductase → MARLTGKYALITGGTSGIGLETARRFLQEGAQVAVTGRSPEKLAEAARQLPEAWVLEHDAGDIAGQRALAAQLATRWPQLDVLFVNAGDVTHLPLEEWDEAHYDRLMDTNLKGPFFLIQALLPLLANPSSIILCGSVSSRIGLPQSSAYAASKSGLLSLARTLSGELLARGIRCNGLSPGPIHTPALENLAQANAGFFEQVNALVPLGRLGTSREVADAALFLASEESSFVVGTEVQVDGGVANL, encoded by the coding sequence ATGGCACGTCTGACAGGAAAATATGCACTGATCACCGGCGGTACCAGCGGCATTGGGTTGGAGACCGCCCGGCGTTTTCTACAGGAGGGGGCGCAGGTGGCCGTAACAGGCCGTTCGCCCGAGAAACTGGCAGAGGCGGCGCGGCAATTGCCGGAAGCCTGGGTTCTGGAGCACGATGCTGGCGACATCGCTGGGCAGCGGGCATTGGCAGCGCAGCTCGCCACCCGATGGCCGCAATTGGATGTCCTGTTCGTCAATGCCGGCGATGTCACGCACCTGCCGCTTGAAGAGTGGGATGAGGCCCACTATGACCGGCTGATGGACACCAACCTGAAAGGGCCGTTTTTCCTGATTCAGGCGCTGCTGCCGCTGCTGGCCAACCCCTCCTCCATCATCCTGTGCGGCTCCGTCAGCAGCCGGATTGGCCTGCCGCAGAGCAGTGCCTACGCGGCCAGCAAATCCGGGCTGCTCTCATTGGCGCGCACGCTGTCTGGTGAGCTACTGGCGCGTGGCATCCGCTGCAATGGCCTCAGTCCCGGCCCGATCCACACCCCGGCGTTGGAGAACCTGGCGCAGGCGAATGCGGGCTTCTTTGAGCAGGTCAACGCGCTGGTACCGCTGGGCCGCCTCGGCACATCACGTGAAGTGGCCGATGCCGCGCTCTTTCTGGCATCAGAGGAGTCCTCCTTTGTGGTCGGCACGGAGGTGCAGGTGGATGGTGGCGTCGCCAACCTCTGA
- a CDS encoding BTB/POZ domain-containing protein: MFKALIGIFNSPDSFLTMISGRNLDEDLDDKGRIFIDENGTAFVNPHNEEVQQDFARHIEVMRKI; the protein is encoded by the coding sequence ATGTTTAAGGCCCTAATCGGCATTTTCAACAGTCCAGACAGCTTTCTTACGATGATCTCCGGCCGCAATTTGGATGAGGATCTGGATGACAAGGGGCGCATTTTCATTGATGAGAATGGCACCGCCTTTGTTAATCCGCATAACGAGGAGGTGCAGCAGGATTTTGCGCGCCACATTGAAGTGATGCGCAAGATCTGA
- a CDS encoding PhzF family phenazine biosynthesis protein, with translation MAIPRRFKQVDVFGSAPLSGNPLAVIMDAEGLSDGQMRAIARWTNLSETTFVLPPTDAAADYRVRIFTPDTEFPFAGHPTLGTAFALLEARVIAPKNGRVVQECGVGLVEIEVKGNQLAFRSPEAQFRDLPEEIKPALAAALPGGQMATIAPQVVEMGIKWLLVNMANAEACLAVNADPSALADVLAQSGASGVTLFGRHPNDQPAHVELRALVIEQGALVEDPVTGSANACLAQWLKHHDFALDEALRHGYRVRQGTCKQRDGRVEITFRDGAAWVGGQCHTLIDGQLSL, from the coding sequence ATGGCAATCCCACGGCGTTTTAAACAGGTTGATGTATTTGGCTCCGCGCCGCTGAGCGGCAATCCGCTGGCGGTTATCATGGATGCGGAGGGGCTGAGTGATGGGCAGATGCGCGCCATCGCCCGCTGGACGAACCTGTCAGAGACCACCTTTGTCCTGCCGCCGACGGATGCGGCGGCAGACTACCGGGTGCGTATCTTTACTCCCGACACCGAATTTCCCTTTGCTGGCCACCCTACCCTTGGCACCGCCTTTGCGCTGCTCGAAGCAAGGGTGATCGCGCCGAAAAATGGCCGGGTGGTGCAGGAGTGCGGCGTGGGGTTGGTGGAGATTGAGGTCAAGGGCAACCAGCTGGCCTTCCGTTCGCCGGAAGCGCAGTTCCGTGACCTACCGGAGGAGATCAAGCCAGCACTGGCCGCGGCCCTGCCCGGTGGGCAGATGGCCACCATCGCGCCACAGGTGGTAGAGATGGGCATCAAATGGCTGCTGGTCAATATGGCGAACGCCGAAGCCTGCCTGGCCGTGAACGCTGATCCTTCGGCGTTGGCGGACGTGCTCGCTCAGAGCGGGGCCAGCGGCGTGACGCTCTTTGGCCGCCACCCAAATGACCAGCCTGCCCACGTTGAGCTGCGGGCGCTGGTCATTGAACAGGGTGCGTTAGTGGAAGATCCGGTAACCGGCAGCGCGAATGCCTGTCTGGCGCAGTGGCTAAAACACCACGATTTCGCTTTGGATGAGGCACTGCGTCACGGTTACCGGGTGCGGCAGGGCACCTGCAAACAGCGGGATGGGCGAGTTGAGATCACCTTCCGCGACGGTGCCGCTTGGGTGGGTGGGCAGTGCCACACCCTGATTGACGGCCAGCTATCTCTGTAG